GGGAAGTGCAATTCGCCCTTGGCGTGCATTTGATAGAGACGATGCACACCCGTTGTGGTTTCTTCGGTAACGCCGTTAATCTTCGCTAACCGGGTTGAGTACCATGTGGGGTCGATCGCCAATTTGCTCTTAATCGCCGCAAAGAGAATGCGCTCCTCTTCGCTCGTCGGATGATTTAGAACGGCTTGGTCTTTTTCAGCCTTGGTTCCTAAATGCAGCAGTAGAGTTGCGTCACCACCGTCATCCAAGATCATATTGCTGTAGCCGCCGTCGGCCCACTCAAAGATCTTGTGAGTGAAATCCCAATACTGTTCAAGGGTCTCGCCTTTAATCGCAAATACCGGGGTGCCATTCGCAGCGATTGCGGCGGCGGCATGGTCTTGTGTTGAATAAATATTGCATGAAGCCCAACGCACTTCGGCACCCAAGGCCTCAAGCGTTTCAATCAGTACTGCAGTCTGAATGGTCATATGCAGTGACCCGGTGATGCGCGCGCCACGTAATGGCTGCTTTGCGGCAAACTCCTCACGAATCGCCATCAAACCAGGCATCTCGGTTTCGGCAATTTTGATTTCTTTACGGCCAAAGTCAGCCAAACCGATATCGGCAATTGCAAAATCGCCATTTAACTTTAAATCAGCAACGGTATTCATAAATAGCTCCAGCTAAAGAATGCAAGTGGAGCCAGTATTGACTCGCTAACCACTAGCATTCGGGTTAGCGAGCGCAGTTGCAATGAAGTTACTGGGTAACTCCCCTTCAAGCCTGGGGGGCGACGATTCGCCCCTTGCAACGCTCCTTGAAGGATTTGCCTAAATTGTAATCAATTTTCGACTAGAGGCCTGCCGCAGTCTTCAAAGTGGCCGCCTTGTCCTTGCGCTCCCATGTGAATTCCGGCTCCTCGCGGCCAAAATGGCCATATGCAGCGGTCTTTTTATAAATAGGCCGCAAGAGATCAAGCATTTTCACAATACCCTTCGGACGCAGATCAAAATGCTCAGATACCAGTTTTGCAATCTGCTCATCCGCAATCTTGCCAGTACCAAAGGTGCTAACCATCACCGATGTAGGACGAGCCACACCAATCGCATACGAGATCTGAATGAGGCATTTACTGGCCAAACCAGCAGCCACCACATTCTTGGCAACATACCGGCCAGCATAGGCCGCCGATCGATCAACCTTCGATGGGTCTTTCCCAGAGAATGCACCGCCACCGTGAGGAGCGGCGCCACCGTAGGTATCCACAATAATTTTGCGTCCGGTAAGACCGCAATCGCCTTGGGGGCCGCCAATCACAAAACGACCGGTTGGGTTTACTAAATATTTAATATCGCCCTTGATTAAATGCTTAGGTAAAACGGGTTTGATAATTTCTTCAATCACCGCTTCACGTAATTTCTCCAAAGGAATATCCGCAGCATGCTGTGTCGATAGCACCACCGTATCAATCGAGTCAGGCTTTCCATCGACATAGCGCAAGGTCACTTGGGATTTTGCATCGGGGCGTAGCCAATTTAGACGCCCGTCGCGACGCAATTGAGATTGACGCTCAACTAAACGATGCGACAAATAAATAGGCAAAGGCATTAGCTCGGGAGTCTCATCGCAGGCATAGCCAAACATTAATCCCTGATCGCCTGCGCCTTGATCCAATCCGTCATCATGCGCTTTATCAACCCCTTGCGCAATATCTGGGCTTTGTTTGTCATAGGCCACTAAAACAGCGCAGCCTTTGTAATCGATGCCATATTCAGTGTTGTCATAGCCAATCTCGCGCAAAGTATTCCGTGCGACTTGGATGTAATCAACATTGGCATTGGTGGTGATTTCACCAGCCAGAACCACTAAGCCGGTATTACAAAGTGTCTCAGCGGCAACCCGCGCCTTTGGATCTTGCGCCAAAATAGCATCTAAGATCGAGTCTGAGATTTGGTCTGCAACTTTATCGGGATGTCCTTCAGATACCGATTCTGAGGTAAAGAAATAATTATTGGCCATTCTATTCTCCATTTAATTAAGCACTGACAACACGTGCCGGGGAATACAACGGCGACGCTTTAGCAGATTTTTTTAATTCGCCCCGCAAGTTGTCTTTAACTCGGCGAATGTATAAATTTTATCGCATCTAAGAACTGGCTGCCAAACCCCATTTTGAATTGAATATCATTAGCACATGTCACATTGGGCCCTGCATTTCATTCTAAAAGGTGTTGCCAGCCTCCCCTTGAGTTTGGCCCAGATTCTGGGTGGCTTGGGCGGGATTCTGGCCTATACCTTTTCCCCTCATTTTCGTGGTTTATTTCAAGAAAACTATCACTATGCGATGCAGCTTCATGGCAGGACAATCCATCCGCTAAGAGCGGCCGCAGCCTCT
This DNA window, taken from Polynucleobacter sp. HIN5, encodes the following:
- the metK gene encoding methionine adenosyltransferase, whose translation is MANNYFFTSESVSEGHPDKVADQISDSILDAILAQDPKARVAAETLCNTGLVVLAGEITTNANVDYIQVARNTLREIGYDNTEYGIDYKGCAVLVAYDKQSPDIAQGVDKAHDDGLDQGAGDQGLMFGYACDETPELMPLPIYLSHRLVERQSQLRRDGRLNWLRPDAKSQVTLRYVDGKPDSIDTVVLSTQHAADIPLEKLREAVIEEIIKPVLPKHLIKGDIKYLVNPTGRFVIGGPQGDCGLTGRKIIVDTYGGAAPHGGGAFSGKDPSKVDRSAAYAGRYVAKNVVAAGLASKCLIQISYAIGVARPTSVMVSTFGTGKIADEQIAKLVSEHFDLRPKGIVKMLDLLRPIYKKTAAYGHFGREEPEFTWERKDKAATLKTAAGL